TTCTTTGCAAAGCGCCTAAGACTATGCTCAAAAACAAGGCACAGAAGGTCAAGCATGCGACATGGAGCTGAACATCGGATAGGAGCGTTAATCCGGACGAAGTCCGCACGCAAGAGCAACTGAATGGATGGGTGAAGCGGTATAAGGGGCCGCCCCCATAGAGAAACCCGCACGGGACGGGTTTTTTAGGTCTTGCTGCGCCTGTTTGAAACGAATAAGTGGTGGAAACGGCGGCAATTGAACTCATCTTACAGATTCCATTGGAATCAATGAGTTAAGCCAATTTTCCGGGTGTGTACGCTTTTCAAGTTCCCCTGAAAATTACCGGGCGATGCGGAAGTGATTGTTAGCACTCAAAACGCCACCGTCTATAATTGCATGTACAACACGGTTTAGTACCAGAGTCCACCGGCGATTTGCACACAGAATTACTACTGGACGCTGGATTTCATTTGTTTAAAGTGCGGAATGTCTGTTGCGACCACCGATTGAATCCGCACCCCATAGCCGACCTTCGACTATGCTCGGTAACTTCAACTAATTCGTAGGCCGTGCTAAATTCTGCCGAGCTTCCTCTTTACTGATGGCACCACGACGGATCGTCTTGAATGCTCGTTTGTACTCTCCCCAAGCCACTTCAGAACCATCTCCGAGTTCCTCGTAGATTGGCAACAAATCGACGATTCCTTCGAATATCCACTGCACGTCTACGCCAGCTGGACCACCCTTATACGGTGAGGTGTTCTCAAGGCCGAACGTGACCGCTTTGTCATAAACCTCATCAATACCAGATGCTTTCACTAAAATCGTGTTTTCCCAAATAAGGAATCGACGTTCGGGATCATTATTTGCTGTGTGCGCCAATTCGATGAATCTCAGCTGATAAGTTGCCAAATACCATCCAACTGGAGAGATATCGCTATCGTTACTCATAGGCTCTGCATTGTTGAGGTCTAGCAATAGGCGCCGATCCAAAAACTACAATAAAACGCATATTGCGCAACGGCGGGGAACGTCGCCTTCTGGCCGATTCCTGTCTCAAATGCTCTAAACAGGCAGATTGCAACGTAGACATGCGCGCGAGCGCGCGACTTCAGTCCAGCCGGATTCATTGAGCTCAAGTTCAGGAAATGCTTGCATGGCAGGATTAATGATTTTAAGTGCGATTTCCCCCATCGCGTCTCCAATTGCAAGTTTCAACGCTCGCGCATTTTCTGAGGAAACGCCGACTAGGGCCTCGTTGAGCGCCAAATCCAACGCAGAGATAGCAGCAATGCCTCCGTCTCTCATCATGAGGCCGGCACTTTCAATTGTCTGTGTCTTCATTAATAAAGTCTCCAATACAGCTGTTTACTACAGATTTGCGAACGTCTGC
This is a stretch of genomic DNA from Duganella zoogloeoides. It encodes these proteins:
- a CDS encoding DUF4288 domain-containing protein, whose product is MSNDSDISPVGWYLATYQLRFIELAHTANNDPERRFLIWENTILVKASGIDEVYDKAVTFGLENTSPYKGGPAGVDVQWIFEGIVDLLPIYEELGDGSEVAWGEYKRAFKTIRRGAISKEEARQNLARPTN